Proteins found in one Subtercola endophyticus genomic segment:
- the dxs gene encoding 1-deoxy-D-xylulose-5-phosphate synthase yields the protein MSLLEQISGPRDLDRLSNDQLIALSAEIRQFLITEVSKTGGHLGPNLGVVELTIAIHRVFDSPHDAIVFDTGHQSYVHKLLTGRQDFSHLRERGGLAGYPQRSESPHDVVESSHASSSLSWADGISRAFVMTGQADRHVVAVVGDGALTGGMTWEALNNISDDNDRNLVIVVNDNGRSYAPTIGGMARYLNSVRTAAGYRDLHHSSERLFGHFGAAGRAVYRGVRGGTHGFLARLTNNEALYSNLDIKYIGPVDAHDVHAMEQALHQAKEYRQPVIVHAITEKGRGYEPARNDEADQFHAVGQIDPETGEPIGGADGRPSWTGVFSDEIASLAALNPKIVGITAAMLRPTGLHTMAERFPSRVLDVGIAEQHAVTSAAGLAFGGLHPVVALYATFINRAFDQVLMDVGLHRAGVTFVLDRAGVTGPDGPSHHGMWDLAILQVVPNIRLAAPRDGERLREELAEAIAVDDAPTVIRFPKGAVGPEIVAERRTADGVDVLREAAQHDVLLVTVGPFASLGLEVAERLAAQGIGATVIDPRWVVPTASSLIELAAQHRLVVTIEDGIRVGGIGTRIRQDLRDAGVDTAVTELGLPDEFLDHASRSQILEDAGLTPQHIARDVVAQVLGSKIPIARPVADSADAEPTDDAESHQGRR from the coding sequence ATGAGCCTCCTCGAACAGATCTCTGGGCCCCGAGACCTCGACCGACTGTCGAACGATCAGCTCATCGCACTCTCGGCCGAGATCCGCCAGTTCTTGATCACTGAAGTGTCGAAGACCGGCGGTCACCTCGGGCCGAACCTCGGTGTGGTCGAACTGACCATTGCCATTCACCGCGTTTTCGACTCGCCGCACGACGCGATCGTGTTCGACACCGGGCACCAGTCGTACGTTCACAAGCTGCTGACGGGCCGCCAAGACTTCAGCCACCTGCGCGAGCGCGGTGGGCTCGCCGGCTATCCCCAGCGCTCTGAGAGCCCGCACGATGTCGTCGAGAGCTCGCACGCCTCGAGTTCGCTCTCGTGGGCCGACGGCATCTCGCGCGCCTTCGTGATGACCGGGCAAGCCGACCGGCACGTGGTGGCGGTCGTCGGTGACGGCGCGCTCACCGGGGGCATGACGTGGGAGGCGCTGAACAACATCAGCGACGACAACGATCGCAACCTGGTGATCGTGGTCAACGACAACGGGCGCTCGTACGCGCCCACCATCGGCGGCATGGCGCGCTACCTCAACTCGGTGCGCACCGCGGCCGGCTACCGCGACCTGCACCACTCCAGCGAGCGGCTCTTCGGGCATTTCGGTGCGGCCGGACGCGCGGTGTATCGCGGAGTGCGCGGCGGCACGCACGGGTTTCTCGCCCGGCTCACCAACAACGAAGCGCTCTACTCGAACCTCGACATCAAGTACATCGGGCCGGTCGACGCCCACGACGTGCACGCCATGGAGCAGGCTCTGCACCAGGCCAAGGAGTACCGCCAGCCGGTCATCGTGCACGCCATCACCGAGAAGGGCCGCGGCTACGAACCGGCCCGCAACGATGAGGCCGACCAGTTCCACGCCGTGGGCCAGATCGACCCCGAGACCGGCGAGCCCATCGGCGGCGCCGACGGTCGCCCCTCGTGGACGGGTGTGTTCAGCGACGAGATTGCCTCGCTAGCTGCGCTGAACCCCAAGATCGTGGGCATCACCGCGGCCATGCTGCGGCCAACCGGCCTGCACACCATGGCCGAACGATTTCCGTCGCGTGTGCTCGACGTGGGTATCGCCGAGCAGCATGCCGTGACCAGCGCCGCGGGGCTCGCCTTCGGCGGTCTACACCCCGTCGTCGCGCTCTACGCCACCTTCATCAACCGTGCGTTCGACCAGGTGCTGATGGATGTCGGCCTGCACCGCGCCGGTGTCACCTTCGTGCTCGATCGCGCCGGCGTGACCGGTCCAGACGGACCTAGTCATCACGGCATGTGGGATCTGGCGATTCTGCAAGTGGTGCCGAACATCCGCCTCGCCGCGCCTCGCGACGGTGAGCGGTTGCGTGAAGAGCTGGCCGAGGCCATTGCGGTCGATGACGCCCCCACGGTCATCCGGTTTCCGAAGGGTGCCGTGGGCCCCGAGATCGTGGCCGAGCGGCGTACCGCCGACGGAGTGGATGTTCTGCGCGAGGCCGCCCAGCACGACGTGTTGCTCGTGACGGTCGGTCCGTTCGCCTCCCTCGGTCTCGAGGTGGCCGAGCGGCTCGCCGCCCAGGGCATCGGAGCCACCGTGATCGACCCCCGCTGGGTCGTGCCGACGGCGTCGAGTCTCATCGAACTCGCCGCGCAGCACCGGCTCGTGGTGACGATCGAAGACGGTATTCGGGTGGGTGGCATCGGCACGCGTATCCGGCAAGACCTGCGCGATGCGGGCGTCGACACCGCCGTCACCGAGCTGGGGCTGCCCGACGAGTTTCTCGACCACGCCAGCCGCTCGCAGATTCTCGAAGACGCCGGCCTCACGCCGCAGCACATCGCCCGCGACGTCGTCGCGCAGGTGCTGGGCAGCAAGATCCCCATCGCGCGCCCCGTGGCCGACTCGGCCGACGCGGAGCCCACCGACGACGCCGAGAGCCACCAGGGCCGGCGCTAG
- a CDS encoding dihydrofolate reductase family protein, which yields MAKMQYYVAASLDGFIADADDKMDWLLQFGYEAYEAHYNAFLAEVGALVMGSGTYQFILDEELQAWPYGDMPIWVLTSRELPTAEGANILFSSEAVEVVAARALAAAEGKNVWIVGGGNVAAQFAANNLLDELIVSVMPIVLGSGTPLLPIGGTPLSLTHTDTTQFDSGAIGLTYRVEGARSEV from the coding sequence ATGGCCAAGATGCAGTATTACGTGGCGGCAAGCCTGGACGGGTTCATCGCCGACGCCGACGACAAGATGGACTGGCTGCTGCAGTTCGGGTACGAAGCGTACGAGGCGCATTACAACGCGTTCCTCGCCGAGGTAGGCGCGCTCGTGATGGGCTCGGGCACGTATCAGTTCATTCTCGACGAAGAGCTGCAGGCGTGGCCGTACGGCGACATGCCGATCTGGGTGCTGACGAGTCGTGAGCTGCCGACGGCCGAGGGAGCGAACATCCTGTTCTCGAGCGAGGCGGTCGAGGTGGTCGCGGCGCGAGCTCTGGCAGCGGCCGAGGGCAAGAACGTGTGGATCGTCGGCGGCGGCAACGTGGCGGCCCAGTTCGCCGCGAATAACCTGCTCGACGAGCTGATCGTCAGCGTCATGCCCATCGTGCTCGGCTCGGGTACTCCCCTGCTGCCGATCGGCGGCACCCCGTTGAGTCTCACGCACACCGACACGACTCAGTTCGACAGTGGCGCCATCGGGCTCACGTACCGCGTCGAGGGCGCGCGCTCAGAAGTCTGA
- a CDS encoding 3-hydroxyacyl-CoA dehydrogenase NAD-binding domain-containing protein — protein sequence MTNYSEIDFSDLLAFSADEVVTHSFVRDVKLASGKTLALITLDNGRDHTRPNTLGPVTLTEYGATLDALKKRAAAGEIDAVAVTGKPFILAAGADLSKVGEVSSRAMALQMAQLGHYTLTKLSEVGVPSFAFINGLALGGGVEITLAADYRTIDSSAPAVAFPEVFLGIIPGWGGAYLLPNLIGIENALNVIISNPLRNNKTLKAPEVLELGIADAMFSSANFLEESLIWADGVLTGAITVKRPNVPGKIERLVKWDAAIGIARKQLESRIGTVAKSPYAALELLRAAKSGTREEGFAREDEALADLVAGDQFRASIYSFDLVQKRAKRPAGAPDKKIAKPVTKVGVIGAGLMASQFALLFVRRLQVPVVITDLDQARVDKGLDYIRGEIATLLSKGRISPDESNKLNALISGTTNKADFADADWVIEAVFEELGVKQEVFADVEQYISDTAVLATNTSSLSVEQIASKLKHPERVVGFHFFNPVAVMPLVEVVNTPHTDDATLSTAMVVAAKLRKNAVITRDTPGFVVNRILAKLLGEAMHAVDTGTPFEVVDTALAPFGLPMTSFELLELVGLKVGAHVLDTHHAAFPDRFFESQNLHKLAEHGKIFERDAKGKVKGFDKTAVAIVAGGTTPMTGAEILRRVEDGLADEIHRMLEDDVVHAAEDIDLCLILGAGWPFQMGGATPYLDRVGASERVFGDTFHHPRIAGVE from the coding sequence ACTTCTCCGACCTGCTCGCGTTCTCTGCCGATGAGGTGGTGACGCACTCCTTCGTGCGTGACGTGAAGCTCGCGAGCGGTAAGACGCTCGCCCTCATCACCCTCGACAACGGCCGCGACCACACTCGCCCGAACACTCTCGGCCCCGTGACCTTGACCGAGTACGGCGCGACACTGGATGCCCTGAAGAAGCGTGCGGCAGCGGGCGAAATCGACGCCGTCGCCGTCACGGGAAAGCCGTTCATCCTGGCTGCCGGTGCCGACCTCAGCAAGGTCGGCGAGGTGTCGTCGCGCGCGATGGCGCTGCAGATGGCGCAACTCGGCCACTACACGCTCACCAAGCTCAGTGAGGTCGGTGTACCGTCGTTCGCGTTCATCAACGGGCTCGCGCTCGGTGGCGGCGTGGAGATCACGCTCGCCGCCGATTACCGCACCATCGACTCGTCGGCGCCTGCGGTCGCCTTCCCCGAGGTGTTCTTGGGCATCATTCCGGGCTGGGGCGGGGCATACCTGCTGCCGAACCTGATCGGCATCGAGAACGCACTCAACGTGATCATCTCGAACCCGCTTCGTAACAACAAGACCCTGAAGGCGCCCGAGGTGCTCGAACTCGGCATCGCCGACGCCATGTTCAGCTCGGCGAACTTCTTAGAGGAGTCGCTGATCTGGGCCGACGGCGTGCTCACCGGTGCGATCACCGTCAAGCGGCCGAACGTGCCCGGCAAGATCGAGCGCTTGGTGAAGTGGGATGCCGCGATCGGCATTGCCCGCAAGCAGCTCGAGAGCCGCATCGGCACGGTCGCCAAGAGTCCCTACGCCGCACTCGAGCTGTTGCGGGCTGCCAAGTCGGGTACGCGCGAAGAGGGCTTTGCGCGAGAAGACGAGGCGCTGGCGGATCTTGTTGCGGGTGACCAGTTCCGGGCATCCATCTACTCGTTCGACCTCGTGCAGAAGCGCGCCAAGAGGCCCGCCGGCGCGCCGGACAAGAAGATCGCCAAGCCCGTCACCAAGGTGGGCGTCATCGGTGCCGGCCTCATGGCCTCGCAGTTCGCGCTGCTCTTCGTGCGGCGCCTGCAGGTGCCTGTCGTGATCACGGACCTCGACCAGGCTCGTGTCGACAAGGGGCTCGACTACATTCGCGGCGAGATCGCCACGCTGCTGTCGAAGGGGCGCATCTCGCCCGACGAGTCGAACAAGCTGAACGCGCTCATCTCGGGCACGACGAACAAGGCCGATTTCGCCGACGCCGACTGGGTCATCGAGGCCGTCTTCGAAGAGCTCGGCGTGAAGCAGGAGGTGTTCGCCGATGTGGAGCAGTACATCTCCGACACGGCGGTTCTCGCCACGAACACCTCGTCGCTCTCGGTCGAGCAGATCGCGTCGAAGCTCAAGCACCCCGAGCGGGTCGTGGGGTTCCACTTCTTCAACCCGGTAGCCGTCATGCCGCTGGTCGAGGTGGTCAACACGCCGCACACCGACGACGCCACGCTGTCGACCGCGATGGTCGTCGCGGCGAAGCTGCGCAAGAACGCGGTGATTACGCGCGACACCCCCGGGTTCGTGGTGAACCGCATTCTGGCCAAGCTGCTCGGCGAGGCGATGCACGCGGTCGACACCGGAACCCCGTTCGAGGTCGTCGACACCGCGCTGGCACCGTTCGGCCTGCCGATGACGTCGTTCGAGCTGCTCGAGCTGGTGGGCCTCAAAGTCGGTGCGCATGTGCTCGACACGCACCATGCGGCCTTTCCCGATCGGTTCTTCGAGAGCCAGAACCTGCACAAGCTCGCCGAGCACGGCAAGATCTTCGAGCGCGACGCCAAGGGCAAGGTCAAGGGCTTCGACAAGACCGCCGTGGCTATCGTCGCGGGTGGCACGACGCCCATGACGGGCGCCGAGATTCTGCGCCGGGTCGAAGACGGCCTCGCCGACGAGATCCACCGCATGCTCGAAGACGACGTGGTGCACGCCGCCGAAGACATCGACCTGTGCCTCATTCTGGGCGCCGGATGGCCGTTCCAGATGGGTGGCGCAACGCCCTACCTCGACCGTGTCGGTGCCTCCGAGCGCGTCTTCGGCGACACCTTCCACCACCCCCGCATCGCGGGCGTCGAATAG